The following coding sequences lie in one Arachis ipaensis cultivar K30076 chromosome B05, Araip1.1, whole genome shotgun sequence genomic window:
- the LOC110262743 gene encoding uncharacterized protein LOC110262743 produces the protein MEPEPSIQFDVSSSENMGDTGLPPVPIPNESTSIRSPTALPPVLAPQRNTRKLASRGRGKRRAIEEAPVDDSAETETDEGKRKPCRPRSWTWDHFTRDETSNSQYPRAKCNWCGASYACDTHKNGTSNMKNYFLSQCKKFSKEALDPTHNFAISLMTIYFYFQLC, from the exons ATGGAGCCCGAGCCATCTATTCAG TTTGACGTCAGTTCAAGTGAGAATATGGGCGACACTGGATTGCCTCCAGTTCCTATTCCGAATGAATCAACAAGCATCAGATCTCCGACTGCATTGCCTCCTGTGCTAGCTCCTCAGCGAAACACAAGGAAGCTTGCTAGTAGAGGCCGAGGGAAAAGGCGGGCTATTGAAGAAGCTCCCGTTGATGACTCTGCTGAAACTGAGACCGACGAAGGTAAGAGAAAACCTTGTAGACCTAGGTCTTGGACATGGGATCACTTTACTAGAGATGAAACTAGTAATTCACAGTATCCTAGAGCTAAATGTAATTGGTGTGGGGCTAGTTATGCTTGTGATACACATAAAAATGGCACTAGTAACATGAAAAATTACTTCTTGTCACAATGCAAAAAATTTTCGAAGGAGGCATTAGATCCTACCCATAACTTTGCTATCAGTTTAatgacaatttatttttattttcagttgtgtTGA
- the LOC107642908 gene encoding AAA-ATPase At2g18193-like, with the protein MSAYMASLSSSFTNFRSASSWFEVYAAFSTLMMLLRTAVNDIVPEKLRSSIAKKLESFFFPTHKPNNLVSIRINQRWDGHHGEHNELYNAASKYLPTRISETYKALRLAKLNSHKGLMLAIDANQEVIDEFEGIRYTWTLDLGSDQNADSSKSDKDPAFVLTFNEKHRDTVMKRYIPHLLATCEAMDAADKSIKIFSMAHGYWNESELCHPATLDTLALDPELKRTIVDDVDRFLKRKEFYMKVGKPWKRGYLLYGPPGTGKSSLIAAIANYLKFNVYDLELDSITSNESLMLLMRSTTSRSIIVIEDIDCNKEVHVRRREQEDFGDTDLESVQHDDAAPEIIKVDKFTLSALLNYMDGLWSGYGEERIIIFTTNHKDKIDPALLRPGRMDMHIHLSFLRAKAFRILASNYLDIPGDQPHPLFQEIEDLLDTTDVTPAVVAEQLIRSEDPDVALDGLFKFLQEIHNSGKSRDSAETLEI; encoded by the coding sequence ATGAGTGCATACATGGCGTCTTTGTCTTCTTCCTTCACAAACTTTCGATCCGCTTCCTCATGGTTCGAGGTCTACGCCGCCTTCTCCACTCTCATGATGCTTCTCAGAACAGCTGTCAACGACATCGTGCCGGAGAAGCTCCGCTCCTCCATTGCCAAAAAGCTCGAGTCATTCTTCTTCCCCACACACAAACCAAACAACCTCGTATCCATCAGAATCAACCAAAGATGGGATGGCCATCACGGCGAACACAACGAACTCTACAACGCTGCGTCCAAGTACCTCCCAACCAGAATATCCGAAACCTACAAGGCCCTCAGATTAGCCAAATTGAACTCTCACAAGGGCCTCATGCTCGCAATCGACGCCAACCAAGAAGTAATCGACGAATTCGAAGGGATCCGGTATACTTGGACTCTCGATTTAGGCTCCGACCAAAATGCCGACTCCTCGAAATCTGATAAGGATCCTGCGTTTGTTCTAACCTTCAACGAGAAGCACAGAGACACCGTGATGAAGAGGTACATTCCGCACTTGCTTGCAACCTGCGAGGCCATGGATGCAGCAGACAAGAGCATTAAGATATTTTCAATGGCGCACGGGTATTGGAACGAGAGTGAGTTGTGTCACCCTGCCACGCTGGACACGCTCGCTTTGGATCCTGAATTGAAGCGAACCATTGTGGATGATGTGGACCGGTTCTTGAAGAGGAAGGAGTTCTACATGAAAGTGGGTAAGCCTTGGAAACGTGGCTACTTGTTGTACGGTCCTCCTGGAACGGGGAAATCTAGCCTCATTGCTGCCATTGCGAATTACTTGAAGTTCAATGTGTATGATTTGGAGCTGGACTCCATTACCTCCAACGAGAGCCTGATGCTACTGATGAGGAGTACAACCAGTCGTTCCATCATCGTCATTGAAGACATTGACTGCAACAAGGAGGTCCATGTTCGTCGCAGAGAACAAGAAGACTTCGGGGACACTGATTTAGAGTCAGTCCAGCATGACGATGCTGCCCCTGAAATTATAAAGGTTGACAAGTTTACCCTCTCGGCTCTGCTCAACTACATGGATGGCTTGTGGTCAGGCTACGGAGAGGAAAGGATTATAATATTCACCACAAACCACAAAGACAAGATTGACCCGGCATTGTTGAGGCCAGGCAGGATGGACATGCACATTCACTTGTCCTTCCTCAGAGCCAAGGCGTTTAGAATATTGGCCTCTAATTATTTGGACATTCCGGGGGACCAGCCTCATCCCCTGTTTCAGGAAATTGAGGACTTGTTGGACACAACAGATGTCACTCCAGCGGTGGTGGCAGAGCAGTTGATTAGAAGCGAAGATCCTGATGTTGCTTTGGATGGACTCTTTAAGTTCCTTCAAGAGATACACAATTCAGGCAAAAGTAGAGATTCCGCTGAGACTTTAGAGATTTGA